The genomic stretch TCCTTAGAGGACTGTCCACTGACTTTGCCAGCGAATGCTTGATAAATTCTCAGGCGTCTCAGTGGTACTACTGGCAGGTGCTCCGGCAGGAGAAACCCACCTGAAACCAGACAGCAGTGTATTTGGGTAAAAAGGAGTGGGTCAGAGCTTACCCAGGTGAGCCAGGCCGCTGCAGAGTGCTGCAGGTGGCTTTGTGTACTAAAGCAGTGGCAAACCTGGAGTGCTGAGCGTAGCCAGCTACTTGGGATTGATTTCTTCAGCACATCGCTTGTGAAATTTCAAAAGGCATTTGAATTTGAGTTCATTAAGGCCCAGTGTCACAGCAAGCACCAAGAAGTGAGATCAAGCAAACTGTCCTTGTGAATTTTAGTTTTTAAGGGATGAACTTGCTCACATGGACATTTCAGCCAGTTCTGTTATCTTGCCAAAACCTATCTGGAGATCAGCCATCAGCCAAAAAGAAACCACCTGTAGAAGCTATGAATGGGTGGAGACACCTCAGGCTAACAGTGCTTGTGATGCTCCTTGCTCTATAATAAGACCAGAAACATCCAGCTCAGATCCCTCTGAGTTATTATCAGGTGTACAGTTCTGATTAAATACGTGTTTGGGGGATTCTCCAAACATGACTTCTGATGTGGTCCAATTTTGAAGCTAGTCTTTCATAAAGCAGTTGCTGAAGTTTGagtgtctgtcttgtagtgCTTAGGGGAGTTCGGAGCCAGTATGTAGTCATAAGCCTTTTTGAGAGAGAAGTGtaagctgtttttaaatatttgtgtttcatcTTAGAGGCAGTAGGAAATGTGTTGAGAGTTTTAAAGGAAGGCTTGCTGAGGTAAGGCCCTGGGGTGCgtcctggctggctgggcagagctACATTTCAAATCTGTAAGAATCAGTGGTTTCCCTGTCAGAGTAGACAGGGCAGCGATGCTATTCAACGTCATGTAATGGAGAGGAGTGTGGATTGATGATGGGATTTAAGGTTTTTGTTGTTATGAAAGAGATTGCAATGGGTGTTTCAGATCccaaagaagagaaggaagagaaggaaatttcCAGTATCCTCACCCAAAGCCCTCCTGTCAGCACAGCCAGGCCTAGCAGAAGCTGGCGCAGTAGCCGGTCAGCCACCGTGGCCCGCCAGCGTGATGCTGAGAACTCGCGTGCCTCCAGATCCAAGACCGGTTCCCTGCAGCTTGTCTGCAAATCAGAGCCAAATGCAGACCACCTTGAATACGGTACGTGGGAAGCCCTTTGATGAAAGTGCCTGAAGATAGCCAGGTCTTGGGAACCTTTGAAGGGAGCTGGATGTGAGCTCTATGCAGACTGTGGCTGGTAGGGGCATGGTGCTTCTTGGTCATGAGTACCTTCTGCCACCAGCGCTCCTGGCACTGAATGTTGACGGCGGTATCTTGAGACAGATTTGCTCACTGCAGCGAACACAGATTGAAACCTAATGGtgacttttcctttcagaggtCACAGAAGAACATCAGTCTCCAGCTGGAATCAGGTAGGAAGCTCTGTTTTGTGGTATTTCTTCCTATTTAGTGTCCCAAGAAGGGAAGATAAGGGCCTGAggttttttcaaaataaatgcttctgtgaAAGGATCTATGGGACGGATGGTAGCTCTGTTCTTAGTCCTGGACTGTTGCATTTACAGTCTGGATTGCAGATGGACTGCAGGTGTCAGGAGATACTGTGGAGGAATGGATAGTAATACTTGGTCTGGGTGTTTCACCTGGTAGCTTTATTCCTTCAGGAGCAGATGCTATCGTTAGGTGGGTTCACAGGAGGAGACTGCTCTGCCTAGCCTGTCTGTTTTAGCTGTCATCATGCTCCTTAGTCAGTGCAAGCTGTTAGCTTTCCCCAGTCATGCTGGATGAGAAGGTGCTATGTAATAGCATTTTTTCCATCCTGGGGGATGATGCATGAATATTCCTCTGGTAGTGCTTAAACTGTTGCTGCAAAGTtctctgttctccttttctcaTAGCAGTGATGATGATGAGATGCTCATCAGTGAGGAAGAAGTTCCCTTCAAAGATGATCCAAGAGATGAAACTTACAAGCCCCACCTAGAGAAGTATATTGGATTACattcttactgtgttttttaGACCAAAAAAAATTGTGACATCGTAGATGAATGAGCTTAATATGACCCAAAGAACCTGTGCTAGTTGCTGAAGTGGAATGGCTCCCATTGGGCactgtgttttctaaatattgCCTACAGCTGTTGagactgtttttttaatggaccAAAGCCTTTGGAGCCCTGCTGGCTGCCGGGTTCTTCCTTAATCCTTGTTCATACTTCTGCTTAGAAGTGGGACTTCAGATAAATAGACCTGGACTGTGATCTAGTTTTTGCTTAAATCTTTGTAAAACACACGCAACGGGAAGGGTATTGGAGTAATatgttgtatttatttcttcataggGAAGCGccaaagcaaaggagaaaagctagcaaggggaaggaggaaaaagagaaacagaaagagattaAAGTAGAAGTGAAAGAAGAGAGTGAGTTTCGGGAAGACGAAGAACCGCCAAGGAAGTGAGTAAAACTCTACAGTTACATGTAGCAGTGTGTAttgtgtattttgctttcttaatagGGTACAAGAgtgttttcctccctcctcctctgggCCTGAAAGATAATAGAGCAGAATCTTTGTTCTGATAGAAATTCTGCTTCCGTCTTGCACGTTaggcaaggaaaagcaaaaggcttggtattttcatttagtttaaGTTGGGGAGTTTTTCTCCGTACTGTGGTTTAGTCCACCTACCTAGATATGGCCACACAGCACGAAATACTTCAGAGCATTCTTAAAATTGGTTTCTGTTGTGATGTCTGAAGTGTACTAGACTGTATTAGAAAGCCAGCCTGGGAAGGCAACATCTCTTCTGTTGCATGCCTAGAGGCAGACACAGGAATACTTTGTACATCTAATGTGGTACGTGTCCTCCTTGTACATCTGGGACTAAAATACCAGAGCTCAGGAAAAAGTTGTGTTCTCCCTCGTTTtggagaaataaagcaaaaaacttTTGCTGCCTAGTCTGTCACTAGTGCTTTGAGTGGAGATTCAAAACCTTTGGGCATGCTGTCACTGGAACTCAGCGCTGAAGCTCTCTTTCTGGCAAGCAAGGTAGATTGGATTTATGTGTCTGTGTCAAAGCCCtgctttgggggggggaaggcagtTTTTGCGTGTTAGTTCCTCTGAGTAATTGGAACAAATGGGGCTCCCTCTGCTGGTCTGCGGTGTGGGGCTCTGCACACCTTTCtaatttctcttgctgtttcgaagctgctgcagagctgatttACATTGGAGAGGAGTAAGGATGCTGgtattttgataatttttttctttttttttctgtgagaggTGGCTTTCTGAGGCTCGTGGTTGTGTTGGTTGGATCAGACGCTACTTTTGTGCATAATAAAATCTGTGCTTCTGCAGAGGGTTTGGTTTGAATGCTGAGGCTGTTCAGCTGTTACTGGCACAGTCTAGCTATCAATAAAGATTGTCTCAGTACAGTGTCTAGAAAAGACTTCTATCATAAAGTAAGTGTCCTCTGCAGCAATATGATCAAGCAGGCACGATGTTCTGGGCAGAGCTGTTGATTGGGAAGGGGCATTTACATGTAAGTGTAGGTCTGCCTCAGACATAGATTTTGTCTTGACAGGTGTATAAGCTGCTATAGTTAATTCAGAAGACTGCAAAATAGCTGCTAGATCACTAATCCCGGTTCTTTCTAGTCATGCGATTGATGTGTTAGTGTTGTGGGTATGAAATGTtacccagcagagcagaggaaacgGGGTGCACCATCAATCCTGGACTGTGTGGGCAAAATtacatggttttaaaaaatgcattaggAAATGGGAGGGGTTGTGAGAGCAAACCACATGAAGCATTTATTTCTCaagaacaggggtcctcaaactttttaaacagggggccggcacgcggatgaactggcaggaagtcatctgcggctgcttggttcccccaaaccccagcggggggggtctgtaaataccgggggccggattgaggacctGCTCAAGAATGTTGCCTTCCTCTGAATCTGTCACCAACTTGCACTGGATTGATTTTTCTAGAGCTTGCAGTTAATGAGGCAACAGCTTGCTAACTGTCTGGAACAGAATCTTGTGTGCTGGTGTGCAGCCTGGAAAGGGATGAATTTAATTATAAGGTCGCAAGTTGTTTGGACAGTTGcaggtttaaaagaaaaaatgtgaagtgtGTGATGCCTGGTTGAGGATTTTCTAAAATAGCTCTTTCTCGCTTCATTGTGGCAGAAGAGTTGGTAATTTCTAACCGCAGCCTGTTGGACTGTAGCTTTCTGATACCTATTTACTGGTAGCCACTCAATTGTGAATGGTGGGCTGACACATTTGAGCTAGGCAACCATGTTCAAAAATACATTGTATGCTAAACCTAGCGGGTAGTCATGCAGCCGCAGCCTGACACTGTTGGCAGAAGCTGGGTGATTTGAGGTCTGCCACATGCCACCAAATGTCATGCAGAAAAAGTTGTCACCCAGGTTATCAGAAACATGGGCACCACAGCTCCACAAGGATTGGTCTTCTGTGTGAGGTAGcagttctgcaaaatgcagGGGAAATTTTTGTGGAGGCTTGGTTACTTAACTTATTTAGGGAACCTGCCCATCTATTACAAGAGCATTTCCTTAGAAACTTTTCAGGTGTTTTGATCCAGAGCAGGTGGCTGACTTGCCAGAGCAGCTGACTTGCTGGCTGCGGTGTTACTACTCTTCAGCCTAAAAGTGTAGAAGAGTTCTGTAGTATTTCTTAGAATGTGCTCCTGCTTTATAGCATACACTTAAAAAACTCTGCCCGTTACCAATGTAAAGCAGcttctttcagttctgtttctgtaacCCTGTtacaggaggggaaggaggagaaaggatgACAAGAGTCCAAGGCTGCCCAAAAGAAGGTAAGCAATCCCTTCTACTCACTTCTGTTCTGAAGACTTGCTTCCTTTGCATCTCACACAGATGTTCATTGTCTCAAAGCCAACTCTCTTGCACGGTATAGAAGTCTGCCTTGAGGGAGGCGGGGATATCTGCAGCATGCTGTGTCTTCCCCACTTCTGAGTTGATCCCCAGCCTGATATTGCCCAGTAATAAGGTTCTGGGAAGTCTCTGTCTCCTGGGGTTTTCTTGGCCCTGGGGAGAGACCTTAAGTAGTGCTAGGACTGGAGGGAACTCTTAGACAGGGTCTCTATTAGCATAGCCCAAATAGGAATACTGGAGCAGTAATCCTTTGCTCTCACGTTGCTGAGCTGCACTTGCACTCATTTaccttgctgctgccttggctTCAGATGCATCAGCTAACCGCTCTGCCCATTTCCTTACTGACTCCTTAGGAAGAAGCCTCCGATACAGTATGTCCGCTGCGAGATGGAAGGCTGTGGCACAGTCTTGGCTCACCCACGTTACCTGCAGGTTGGTTCAGATTTTTCACTTCTTGAAGGGCATGTgtgagggcagggcagggctgcttgGAACAGGCAGCTAATCTGTCACTGGAGGCACTGAGGCACTCCTTTCTAACACTGTCTTTTTGGTAAACTTAATCAGTGGCGGCCAGTTGTGGCCGTGTGTGTCTGTATCTGTCCTGTCGCTACATGTTCACATTCGTTTGGCTTTCTTCTCTCAACAGAGATCAAAGTGTTTGTGTTCATGGTATAAGGGTGTCTTGTCAGTGATTGGATCTGGTGGCCTGCTGAGGGGCCATCTGGGATCAATGTGTCTCAGCTGTGCTCTTAGCTATGTAAAGAGAGAGTCTACAACCTTTCACTCTTTCTTTATAGCATCACATAAAGTACCAGcacttgctgaagaaaaaatatgtgtgtCCTCATCCCTCCTGTGGTCGGCTCTTCCGACTCCAGAAGCAGCTTCTGCGGCACGCCAAACACCACACAGGTACAGGGAGGTGGGAAACAGATACAAACTCCTCCTCGGGTCAGTGAACagacagagggaggaaaatggAGAAGCCTCTAGGACTTCTGGGGACAGTGAAGCCAAGGCAGGTGGCGTAGACTTGCAGTAGCAGCAGGGTATTATTTCCTTCTGGGCTACTGTCTTTTAAGGAAATGAGAGAGGCTCTAGAGTCTTTAATTCACCTCTTGGCAAGTATCACTCAGGGGCTCTGTAGAGGAATAAACCAAGCCAAGCTGTATGCTAATTTGCCAGTCCTTACAGTATTGCTCAGAACAGATAATTAGCTCTTAGGAGAGTTAACACCTTAACTCTCCAGATCAGCTGGTGTGGTGTATTGTGGGacacctcctcctctgccatGCCTGCTGGCGCTTCtagttctgctgcttcttgggCAGCTTTACCTGTAACATGTGAGAACTGGGAAAGGGAGCAGGTCTGTGGGGAGAGTAATGCTCAAACTGGTATTGCTTTTTAGATCAAAGGGATTACATCTGTGAGTACTGTGCCCGGGCGTTTAAGAGTTCTCATAACTTGGCAGTGCACCGAATGATCCATACGGGCGAGAAGCCCTTGCAGTGAGTACCTCTGCCTGTCTCTTGCCCTCCTACTTTGAGGGACCCTTGGATGCACCCGTTCTTGGACCGCACTGAGAGCAGGGGCAGCTCTGAAGTCAGGGCTGGAACCTGTTCCTGGTGTCTCGGCTCTCTTTAAACGCACACCTGCAGGAGTGTTTGAGCTGCCGCTTGTCTCACTGGCTCCTTGAGGCAGTGTCTCAGTAGAGATCTGAGGAACGTAAGCCCTCTGCAAATAAAACTGGAAGAGCTGGAGCTATGGTGACATCCCATTTTAATGAGCCCCTGCTGTTTTCCTGGGCTGTCCCCACGAGTTCGTGGGGATGTCCCTTTGTTGTGacctccctcttctccctcccaggTGTGAGATCTGTGGATTCACCTGCCGGCAGAAGGCTTCCCTCAACTGGCACATGAAGAAGCATGATGCGGACTCCTTCTACCAGTTCTCCTGCAACATTTGCGGCAAGAAATTTGAGAAGAAGGACAGTGTTGTGGCCCACAAAGCCAAGAGCCACCCTGAAGTGCTTATTGCTGAAGCGCTGGCTGCCAATGCGGGTGCCCTGATCACCAGCACCGACATCCTGGGCACTAATCCTGAGGCCATTGCACCACCCACTGATGGCCAGGGCCTCCCTCTCCTTCCCGACCCCCTGGGAAGTGCTGCCCCAGCAGACTGCCTGCTGCTGAACCCTGATGGGATGCCGAAGGCATACTGCGGTGGGGCAGAGCGTGTCAGCCTCGTGGCTGATGGCAAGCTCTTTGTaggcagtggcagcagtgcAAATCCGGAGGGGCTGGTCATGAACACAGAGATCCTGGGAGCCACCACAGAGGTGCTCATCGAAGATTCAGACTCCACTGGACCCTAGTGTGTGGGGAGCACGTGGGTGCTGGGACAGTTTGGACTCTGTATTTAAaaggaggggcggggggggggtgtgttggggggtgggggagggggggagaaagaaaaagagacactcactgaaagagagaaaagttaAACAACACTTACAATACTAGTAAATAACCGAAGGGGCTGCTCCCCTCCAGCGTGGATCACAGCACATCCTCTTTCCCAGCCACTTCTCTCTCTCCCACTGCTCCTTTGTAGAAAGGGGCACATGCTGCCATTACCAGAGCAAGTTGGATTGAGCGATGGATTTCTCCAGGGGAGGGGAGTCTGCTGAAACCCTTCGCTCTGCCCCAAAGCAGGTGCCTTTCTGGCTCCTTGATGTGGCCCCACTTGCGAACTAGAAAGCGTTTGATGTGCTCTGGACAGGTTTCTTAGGACTCCCTCTCGCCCCTGGTCCCAACTTCTATGCATCGCTGCACTCTGGTCCTTGCAGTCTCATTCTTCCTCCCGGGGCTGGGAGTTCGGCTTTGGCACTTTAGGCCCCCTCAGCAGGGTGAGCTGTGAAACGGCGCACGTCCCTCTCCCCACTGcactcctctgctccagctctggcaggaAGTCGAGGGAAACGCCCTGGCTTATAGATCATGTTTGCTTGGAGAGGCCCCGGGGGCTATGGGAGCCCTGCGTGGGAGAGGCAAGGAGGAGCATCCCAGTTTGACGACAGTAATTTGCACTTTGaacatgcttcattttttgtgttgtggtAACAAGATTCCTtatttattgattaaaaaaGGGTCGGTATTTTTGAGTTATGTTCTTAGGGGGCGGGGGTGGAAGGGGTTCAGGCTATTTCCTAGTAGGCTCCTTTGCGCTAGTGAGCTGCAGGGAGTGCCATTgtaacagcagctgggagagctgaggTGAAGGCAGCATTCTGGAGTCAGATGTCTCTTGCAGCTTTTCCAGAGTAGAGGGAGAGTCCCTGGAGAAGAGCCTGTTTGCAGTGGGAGTCTCTGCAGCAGCGTTTTAGCAGGAGGATGAGGTGAGTGATGGAACAGCTGGCTGttgtctccctccctcccaggtcGGGGTGAGCTCCTTGCATTAAATACTCTTTTTGCCTCCCCCTTGCTCCCTAGCCTTTCAGGGAAGAACATCGTTAGCCAGGAACTTGTTCTCGGGAGTTAGGACGGTTGtgagctgcttgctgctgcGCAATGTTGTGCTCCTCATCCAACTCCGCCTCTCCTTTGCAGGTCTAGATAAAGATACAGAAGCAGGGACTGGGTATGGTTGTCTCGGGCTTGCTTATCCAAGGCAATAGACTGATGCAGGACTTAAGGGGCTGTCAGTTCATCTCCCTGCCCCTGTTCTGGGGGGAGGGTGTTGTGTAGCCATGTTCTCAAAGGTCTCTTCTGTGCAAACAACCCTGCTTTATGTAAAACGTGGCAGTTCAAGTGTTACCTGCTGGTGTAGTTAGGACAGCTCTGAGCCCTTGGAGAAGTTTCCATAGCAGACACATCATATCCCATTTAGACTTGGATCTTTTTGCTCTTGCCTGAAACTGTGTGGAGATTCAGTGGCCTTGAATTCTTAGTGTTTTTTGGAAGAGGTGAAGAATAAcctgggctttttgtttgtttgcttgttttttcagttGGGTTTATGTGATCGGGAGCAGAGCTGAAGTTTCTTGTCCAAGCAGAACATCAGCTAAATTGGTCTGTAGCACACAGCAGCTAGGCAAAATAGGGTAGGGTACCTGGGGTCTGGAGAATGGCAATAAAACATGGAATTTAATTGGGaactttttacagaaaactgaCTGAACACCCGCTCTGTCCCGTGTGCTGCCTGGAAATCCAGCTGTGGCCTAAGCCTGACAACTTTTATTGGGCCATATGCCCTGATTTgccccctcctttccccccttACAACTGATATCTTTGTCAGAGCAAGTTGAAACACTGCTGGTCTTGGTGTGGTTAGTGGCTGAACAGTTTGCAGCCGTGGTGTCTCATGCCCTGGGTGTGGGCATCCCACATTCTTGCATCGCAGCATCGGTGTGGCTCCCATGCCTGCAGGAGATGCATCTGGCCACAAGCCTCTCGGAGATAAGGATGAGGGCCCAACATACCTGAATGCGGGTCTCCTGGGATGGTGCATGTCAGGTCCGCGATGGTACGGTGTTAAACTAAACCGGTTTCTTCAGTTGGGATGATCcaatttcttgcttttgcttggATCAAATTCATTGTGATTTCCAGCAGGAAGCTTTTGGGTGGCCAGCTGGTCCCCTCCCCATGCCAActaaagagaagcagcacaatGAGACGTGTTCAAACCCAACTCTGCATGGTTTCGCCCCCCAGCAGTGTGCGTTTTCTGTCTGGGGAGTCATGTGGTGGCATGTCTCCTGGCCTGCATCCTGGCCACCGGTAGCAGATGAGCTCCCGTAGTGCAGCTCGGCCACGTTGTCCCCACGCTTGCTGCAGAccatgctgctggagctgcttttCATGCCCTGCCCCTGTGCCCTGTGGGAGGTGCGGAGTGGGCAGAGGCTTGCACAGAACACTAAACGGAGAGCTcgggggttttgttttctgagggaTGGCACTAAAATGCTTTTGGGTCAAGGGCTTGCTCGCCTCTGGTGACGTGACACTTGGCACCTGGCTGGGAGGCAAGGGAAGCTGCCTCGTCCTGCGTCTGCCCCCGCCACCCCTAGCAGAGCAGAGTTTGCTGTCGACTGCATTCCTGGGACACAGAATCGAGCAGCTCGTTTActtcccagcccagccacctCTGAtcccctgccttttccttccatccACACCTCTTGTagctctcctttttcttttttctggtcTTGGCCAGTTGCCTGTCTGTCCTCTAACCACAGCCTGCTAACCCCCGATGCAGGAGAGACTGGTGTAGCTCCCTTCCCACTCCCCTTTGAAGCCCTATAACTGACACAGCCCTCCTGCGGCTCTTCCTTCCCTCGATGTCTCTCCTTCACTCGCATGCAGTTTGCTTCAATAAATTATTGTAGTAGTTTGCAATaaacttttttgtatttttttcccccggtatttattttttttttctcctcccgGGGAGGGAACGGAGGGCGCGCAGGGCCCTTCGTCTGCCCTCAGCGCCCCGGAGCTTGCGGGCGCTGTGCCCGGCACGGGCAGCGGCGTGGGGGCTGGAGGGTggccccggggcgcggggctTGGGCCGGGGGCTGAGCCAGCCGGAGCGGGGGGCTCCCGGAGCTCAGCGGCGCTTTTTGCAGTAGCCACCAGGTGGCAACGACGCTGCTGCGTTGGCCACCGGCccggggagctggggctgggggggccgccggcagctccccagccaggctggggcagggctgggtgtACCGTGATAGTAAagggaaaatgctttttcagctcctggtcttttgtttgttgtgttgttttttctttttttttttttttttcttttaatctggGTGGTACATAACCAAAATaaacactgaggaaaaagcaAGCCAACCAAAAGGGCTATTTTTGTCTTGGTGTATGCAGCTCCTCAcctgtggcagggggctggtgtTGCCCTGGGGTGGCCAGGACCCCTTCCCCTGTCTGTAGAATCCTCTGGGAAAGGAGGGGGTTAGACCTTGGGGACCTGGTCCCACTCTGCTGTGGGGGAATAAgggggctggaggtggctgggaCAGGCTCCTGCAGCCTTCTGTCAGGGTCTGGGtcacagcccagcctgcagctggatCTCCAGCCCGGGGGCTCCCCTCAGGCCCCTGCTGGCGAACCCCCAGcgctctgccctgctcaggccccagcctgctgcccaggctgagATGTTGAGCAATGTCCGGGCTTTGCTTGCCTCTTCCCGGCAGTGGTTTCCCACACGCTGGCATGAGCCGGGGGGATTAGTGTGCTGCTAATCTCACTGtgtggctgggagggaggaatggGTCAgagacagggctgggagcctgTTGCTGCTGGGCAAGACGGTTCTGGGCAAGGCGCTTGGAGTAGCAATACACGGGGGAATTAGGGAAATAATCTGTCGCTGTTGATCCCAGAGGCGGGAATTTACAGCGTTGTGCCAGGCCCCAGGCGTGGAAGAGGGGGAGAGCCAGGCCAGCGGACGTGTGAGTGGAGCTCCCAGCTGGAATGCACCAGCTCAGCAAGGGATGGTCCTGCCGGGGCCAGGCAGGCGCtgtgccctgagcctggtgcATGCTAGAGCTGCCCAGGCCATGGCTGCAGCAGACGGTACCTCAGCCACCCTCCGGCGCCGCGACCTGTGCAGCCGAGGCATCCGCCTGGCTGGGAAGATGCGCTCGGACGTCATCGACCTCCTGGACACCTATGTGAGtttgccctgctccctccagctgcccgTGGGGCTGGGAATGCTGGTGGGGTGGCTGCCGCTGCCGGGGTCCAGGGGGCTCCTGGCGGCTGTGCCAGGGCGCGAGGGCTCTTGCCCACGGCGGAGGTGGGGGATGAAGTGCTGCCGGTATCTGGGCCTTGGCACTGCCAGCCGATGCTTGGGCAAACCTCGAGCACCCAGCTTTCCACTGCCCCGAGTGCCTCCTGGTCAGTGATGAAGCTGCACAGGTGGGGCTCAGGGTGGGGATCCCCCGccatttctcctgctgctgctgacctcTGGCTGCTCTTGCCCCTGCAGGTGGAGCGGCAGGGCTTGGATGCCTCAGCCAGCGTGGCAGCGGTGGAGGGGGTGCCGGCGGCGGCAGTGGAGCGCTGGGATGAGCAGACGGGGACCCAGCGGCTGCTGGAGAACCTGGCGGCATACCGGGCCTTCCGGGCCCTGCTGGCCCagatgctggaggagcagcgggagcagctgggtgaggCTGACACTGCCCTGGACCGGGCGCTGGCGGCCGTCCTGCTCCAGGTCTCAGCCTTTGCCTACCACCTTGAGGAGCTGCTGCGGCTGGAGAGCCGTGGACCCCCcagtgaggagggggctgggccccccccagccccccacctgGGCCTCTTCGAGAGGAAGCTGcggggcctgggggtgctgcgGGAGCTGGCCCAGTGGGCTGTCAGGTCTGCACGGGACCTGCGGCAGCTCGCcaagcccagcccaggcagcagctcggcccccagcccagctgagaGCCCTTGACAGTGGATGTGGGGTCTGAGGCCCCACTGGGGTATAGCAGGGGGCTCCTTGTCCACCCCTGCGGAGGGCGGCTGGCAGTGAAGGAGGTTGTTCAGGGAGGGGGATGGACAGGAGGGACCGTGTCATTGACCCCTGGACCCCCCATGCTTTTGGTGCCGCTCCCTGTGGGCCCCTTTCCCCATGGGGAGACTGAGGCATGAGCCACACTCGATCCCCAGATGGGGTGAGCCTCGGGGGTGGCTCGGGCTCTGTCTGCTGGGGGTTGGAACTACcccctgggaagcagctttgcCGTTCACCCCTGGGTCTGGAGTCTGTGACCCTCAGcgggctgtggctgtgctggcctTTCCTTTGTAGTTCGGTGGCTGCCTGGCTTGCTGTGCCCAGGTGCTGCCTCCAGGGCTCCTGTGGAGGCAAGACAGGAGCGAAGGGACAGGAGAATATTACCTGGTGAAAGGAGTCTTAAGACCTGCCCCCAGTTGCAACACACAAGGCTTTGCCTCCTTCATGCAGACTCTTTTCTCCTGTCCAGCTCgcattttctgtgcattgaATTTCTGCTCTAAttgcttgggggggggggggggggggtgttcaGGGGTGTGTTGGGGCGGGGGGGTACAATCAGGAGGAGATTTCTTAACTGCTCGGACAAGGTAATGCAGAGAATCTTTTAATGGAGGTCTGTGATTCAGAAGACCCTCTGCAAGGAGGTTTGTGCCTCCAGGGTTTATTTTGGGACTTGGAAAT from Falco rusticolus isolate bFalRus1 chromosome 10, bFalRus1.pri, whole genome shotgun sequence encodes the following:
- the CNTF gene encoding ciliary neurotrophic factor — translated: MVLPGPGRRCALSLVHARAAQAMAAADGTSATLRRRDLCSRGIRLAGKMRSDVIDLLDTYVERQGLDASASVAAVEGVPAAAVERWDEQTGTQRLLENLAAYRAFRALLAQMLEEQREQLGEADTALDRALAAVLLQVSAFAYHLEELLRLESRGPPSEEGAGPPPAPHLGLFERKLRGLGVLRELAQWAVRSARDLRQLAKPSPGSSSAPSPAESP
- the ZFP91 gene encoding E3 ubiquitin-protein ligase ZFP91 isoform X1, with translation MPAGTEQPGGAEEQPRAQGPPAAAERPLSTGRRRPPPPAADQGEESGGSRVLRGGRERGRAAAAAASAEGGAAVASRRRKAEYPRRRRSSPGARPAAEQPPAETPPAAKKAPRVGCTDKTAGKDPKEEKEEKEISSILTQSPPVSTARPSRSWRSSRSATVARQRDAENSRASRSKTGSLQLVCKSEPNADHLEYEVTEEHQSPAGISSDDDEMLISEEEVPFKDDPRDETYKPHLEKEAPKQRRKASKGKEEKEKQKEIKVEVKEESEFREDEEPPRKRGRRRKDDKSPRLPKRRKKPPIQYVRCEMEGCGTVLAHPRYLQHHIKYQHLLKKKYVCPHPSCGRLFRLQKQLLRHAKHHTDQRDYICEYCARAFKSSHNLAVHRMIHTGEKPLQCEICGFTCRQKASLNWHMKKHDADSFYQFSCNICGKKFEKKDSVVAHKAKSHPEVLIAEALAANAGALITSTDILGTNPEAIAPPTDGQGLPLLPDPLGSAAPADCLLLNPDGMPKAYCGGAERVSLVADGKLFVGSGSSANPEGLVMNTEILGATTEVLIEDSDSTGP
- the ZFP91 gene encoding E3 ubiquitin-protein ligase ZFP91 isoform X2, with protein sequence MPAGTEQPGGAEEQPRAQGPPAAAERPLSTGRRRPPPPAADQGEESGGSRVLRGGRERGRAAAAAASAEGGAAVASRRRKAEYPRRRRSSPGARPAAEQPPAETPPAAKKAPRVGCTDKTAGKDPKEEKEEKEISSILTQSPPVSTARPSRSWRSSRSATVARQRDAENSRASRSKTGSLQLVCKSEPNADHLEYEVTEEHQSPAGISDDDEMLISEEEVPFKDDPRDETYKPHLEKEAPKQRRKASKGKEEKEKQKEIKVEVKEESEFREDEEPPRKRGRRRKDDKSPRLPKRRKKPPIQYVRCEMEGCGTVLAHPRYLQHHIKYQHLLKKKYVCPHPSCGRLFRLQKQLLRHAKHHTDQRDYICEYCARAFKSSHNLAVHRMIHTGEKPLQCEICGFTCRQKASLNWHMKKHDADSFYQFSCNICGKKFEKKDSVVAHKAKSHPEVLIAEALAANAGALITSTDILGTNPEAIAPPTDGQGLPLLPDPLGSAAPADCLLLNPDGMPKAYCGGAERVSLVADGKLFVGSGSSANPEGLVMNTEILGATTEVLIEDSDSTGP